The following are from one region of the Microbacterium paraoxydans genome:
- a CDS encoding ParA family protein, with product MGPTGRPYQGFPIPAPLKSHGPARIIALCNQKGGVGKTTTSINLAAALAEYGRKVLAVDFDPQGALSAGLGIQTHDVPTVYDLLLDTKRDAHDAIVHSNVPGLDVLPANIDLSAAEVHLVNEVARETILARVLRQVAGEYDVILIDCQPSLGLLTVNALTAAHGVIIPLECEFFALRGVALLIETIDKVRDRLNPSIEMDGLLATMYDPRTLHSREVLERVVEAFGDDVLETVIGRTVKFPDASVSGVPITEFAPEHAAAQAYLRLARELVARGAVA from the coding sequence ATGGGACCCACCGGCCGTCCGTACCAGGGCTTCCCGATCCCGGCGCCGCTGAAGTCGCACGGCCCGGCCCGCATCATCGCGCTCTGCAACCAGAAGGGCGGCGTCGGCAAGACGACCACCTCCATCAACCTCGCCGCCGCGCTCGCGGAGTACGGCCGCAAGGTGCTCGCGGTGGACTTCGACCCGCAGGGCGCGCTGTCCGCCGGTCTCGGCATTCAGACGCACGACGTGCCGACGGTCTACGACCTCCTGCTCGACACGAAGCGCGACGCGCACGACGCGATCGTGCACTCGAACGTGCCCGGTCTCGACGTCCTCCCCGCGAACATCGACCTCTCCGCCGCGGAGGTGCACCTCGTGAACGAGGTCGCCCGCGAGACGATCCTCGCCCGCGTGCTGCGCCAGGTGGCGGGGGAGTACGACGTCATCCTCATCGACTGCCAGCCGTCGCTCGGTCTGCTGACCGTGAACGCGCTGACGGCTGCGCACGGCGTCATCATCCCGCTCGAGTGCGAGTTCTTCGCGCTCCGCGGTGTCGCGCTCCTCATCGAGACCATCGACAAGGTCCGCGATCGCCTGAACCCCTCCATCGAGATGGACGGGCTGCTGGCGACCATGTACGACCCTCGCACGCTGCACTCGCGCGAGGTGCTGGAGCGGGTCGTGGAGGCGTTCGGCGACGACGTGCTGGAGACCGTGATCGGCCGCACCGTGAAGTTCCCGGATGCGTCGGTCTCGGGGGTCCCGATCACCGAGTTCGCTCCGGAGCACGCGGCCGCACAGGCATACCTGCGGCTGGCCAGGGAGCTGGTCGCCCGTGGCGCCGTCGCCTGA
- the xerD gene encoding site-specific tyrosine recombinase XerD, translating to MLLDRALDAYLRHVTIERGLSSHTVGAYRRDLEGYRDWLAADGIDDTAHITPAVVDRFIAARASAEPQPAATSLARLQSSVRGWHRFLAREGIEADDPTGRLRPPKTPRRLPKALTIDQVERLLAAPSAEEPLGIRDRALLELLYATGARVSEAVGLDVDDMAHGEVLRLRGKGSKERIVPVGSYARAAVDAYLTRVRPELAAKGRASARLFLGARGAPLSRQSAWLVIRSAAERAQLTAEVSPHTLRHSFATHLLQGGADVRVVQELLGHSSVATTQIYTHVSVDALRDIYATSHPRAR from the coding sequence ATGCTGCTCGATCGCGCCCTCGACGCGTACCTGCGTCATGTGACGATCGAGCGCGGGCTCAGCAGCCACACCGTCGGCGCCTACCGGCGGGATCTCGAGGGCTACCGGGACTGGCTCGCTGCGGACGGGATCGACGACACCGCGCACATCACGCCCGCCGTCGTCGACCGCTTCATCGCCGCCCGCGCGTCCGCGGAGCCGCAGCCGGCCGCGACGAGCCTGGCGCGCCTGCAGTCCTCGGTGCGCGGCTGGCACCGGTTCCTCGCCCGCGAGGGCATCGAGGCGGACGATCCGACCGGACGACTCCGCCCACCGAAGACCCCGCGCCGGCTGCCGAAAGCCCTGACGATCGACCAGGTGGAGCGGCTGCTCGCCGCGCCGTCGGCCGAGGAGCCGCTCGGCATCAGGGACAGGGCGCTGCTGGAGCTCCTCTACGCCACGGGTGCCAGGGTCTCGGAGGCGGTCGGTCTCGACGTCGACGACATGGCGCACGGCGAGGTGCTGCGCCTGCGGGGCAAGGGCTCGAAGGAGCGGATCGTCCCGGTGGGGTCGTACGCCCGCGCCGCCGTCGACGCCTACCTCACCCGGGTCCGTCCGGAGCTCGCGGCGAAGGGCCGCGCATCGGCCCGGCTCTTCCTCGGCGCGCGCGGTGCCCCGCTCTCGCGACAGAGCGCGTGGCTGGTGATCCGTTCCGCTGCCGAGCGCGCACAGCTCACCGCCGAGGTCTCCCCGCACACGCTGCGGCATTCGTTCGCGACGCACCTCCTGCAGGGCGGTGCCGACGTGCGGGTGGTGCAGGAGCTGCTGGGGCACTCCTCGGTCGCGACGACGCAGATCTACACGCATGTGTCGGTGGATGCTCTCCGTGACATCTACGCGACCTCTCATCCCCGGGCGCGCTGA
- a CDS encoding NUDIX domain-containing protein produces MSESKADVPEPLRDEPFEPEVLSSDLVYEGYVWDVRSDRVRYGDGEIVRQYVAHPGAVAILAMDDEERVLLIQQYRHPIRHRDWELPAGLLDIAGEEPLAAARRELAEEADLVAAHWEPLVSSWTTPGGNDELIRVFLATGLSTAETAHDREDEEADIRVAWVPLDEAVAGVLEGRLHNGILSIGVLAAAQRLRDRS; encoded by the coding sequence ATGAGTGAGTCGAAGGCGGACGTGCCGGAACCGCTGCGGGACGAGCCCTTCGAGCCGGAGGTCCTGAGCAGCGACCTCGTCTATGAGGGGTACGTCTGGGACGTCCGCTCCGACCGGGTCCGCTACGGCGACGGCGAGATCGTGCGACAGTACGTCGCCCACCCCGGGGCCGTCGCGATCCTCGCGATGGACGACGAGGAGCGGGTCCTGCTCATCCAGCAGTACCGTCACCCGATCCGTCACCGCGACTGGGAGTTGCCGGCCGGCCTCCTCGACATCGCGGGGGAGGAGCCGCTGGCGGCCGCCCGTCGCGAGCTCGCGGAGGAAGCCGACCTCGTCGCCGCCCACTGGGAGCCCCTGGTGTCGTCGTGGACGACGCCCGGCGGTAACGACGAGCTCATCCGGGTGTTCCTCGCGACCGGACTCTCAACCGCCGAGACCGCGCATGACCGCGAGGACGAGGAGGCCGACATCCGCGTCGCGTGGGTGCCACTGGACGAGGCCGTCGCCGGAGTCCTGGAGGGACGCCTGCACAACGGCATCCTCTCCATCGGCGTCCTGGCCGCCGCGCAGAGGCTGCGCGACCGGAGCTGA
- a CDS encoding CTP synthase gives MNSSSAGPKNDTTKHIFVTGGVVSSLGKGLTAASLGNLLTARGLRVVMQKLDPYLNVDPGTMNPFQHGEVFVTDDGAETDLDIGHYERFLDINLSEAANVTTGQIYSQVIARERRGEYLGDTVQVIPHITDEIKRRMRLQATEDPRPDVIITEVGGTVGDIESQPFLESARQLRHELGRDSVFFVHVSLVPFMGASGEQKTKPTQHSVAALRQVGIQPDALVLRSDRPVSASNRNKIALMCDVDVEGVINTVDLPSIYDIPSTLNEQGLDSYIVRRLGLDQKADDVDWTRWNKVLHAVHNPKHEVTIGLVGKYIDLPDAYLSVTEALKAGGFAQETKVNIRWIPSDLCETPEGAQEQLAELDGICVPGGFGIRGIEGKLGALKFAREQGIPTLGLCLGLQCMVIEYARDVAGIAGASSSEFDPDTAEPVIATMAEQIEILDGGDLGGTMRLGLYKAALAEGSLAREVYGAAEVSERHRHRYEVNNAYRDRLSEAGLVFSGLNPELDLVEYVELPRDVHPYYIATQAHPELRSRPTDPHPLFRGLVGAAIARHRASELFDVPVDE, from the coding sequence ATGAACTCTTCTTCTGCGGGGCCCAAGAACGACACGACCAAGCACATCTTCGTGACCGGTGGTGTCGTTTCGTCTTTGGGCAAGGGGCTCACCGCGGCCAGCCTGGGCAACCTCCTGACCGCTCGCGGACTCCGCGTGGTCATGCAGAAGCTCGACCCGTATCTGAACGTCGATCCGGGCACCATGAACCCGTTCCAGCACGGCGAGGTGTTCGTCACCGACGACGGTGCGGAGACCGACCTCGACATCGGCCACTACGAGCGCTTCCTCGACATCAACCTGTCCGAGGCGGCCAACGTCACGACCGGTCAGATCTATTCGCAGGTGATCGCCCGCGAGCGTCGCGGCGAGTACCTCGGCGACACTGTGCAGGTCATCCCGCACATCACCGACGAGATCAAGCGCCGCATGCGGCTGCAGGCCACCGAGGACCCGCGTCCCGACGTGATCATCACCGAGGTCGGCGGCACGGTCGGCGACATCGAGTCGCAGCCCTTCCTCGAGTCGGCGCGCCAGCTGCGTCACGAGCTCGGCCGCGACAGCGTGTTCTTCGTGCACGTCTCGCTCGTGCCGTTCATGGGCGCGTCCGGCGAGCAGAAGACCAAGCCGACCCAGCACTCGGTCGCAGCCCTCCGCCAGGTCGGCATCCAGCCCGACGCCCTCGTGCTCCGCAGCGACCGGCCGGTGAGCGCGAGCAACCGCAACAAGATCGCCCTGATGTGCGACGTCGACGTCGAAGGCGTCATCAACACCGTCGACCTGCCGAGCATCTACGACATCCCGTCGACCCTCAACGAGCAGGGCCTCGACTCCTACATCGTGCGCCGCCTCGGCCTCGACCAGAAGGCGGACGACGTCGACTGGACGCGCTGGAACAAGGTGCTGCACGCGGTGCACAACCCGAAGCACGAGGTCACGATTGGTCTCGTCGGCAAGTACATCGACCTTCCGGACGCCTACCTGTCCGTGACCGAGGCCCTCAAGGCGGGCGGCTTCGCGCAGGAGACCAAGGTCAACATCCGCTGGATCCCGTCCGACCTCTGCGAGACGCCGGAGGGCGCGCAGGAGCAGCTGGCGGAGCTGGACGGCATCTGCGTGCCCGGAGGCTTCGGCATCCGCGGCATCGAGGGCAAGCTGGGTGCGCTGAAGTTCGCCCGCGAGCAGGGCATCCCGACCCTCGGCCTCTGCCTGGGGCTGCAGTGCATGGTCATCGAGTACGCCCGCGACGTCGCCGGAATTGCCGGAGCCTCGTCCAGCGAGTTCGATCCGGACACCGCGGAGCCCGTCATCGCGACCATGGCCGAGCAGATCGAGATCCTCGACGGCGGCGACCTGGGCGGCACCATGCGCCTGGGCCTGTACAAGGCGGCTCTCGCGGAGGGTTCGCTGGCGCGTGAGGTCTACGGCGCCGCCGAGGTGTCCGAGCGTCACCGCCACCGCTACGAGGTCAACAACGCCTACCGCGATCGCCTGTCGGAGGCCGGTCTGGTGTTCTCGGGTCTGAACCCCGAGCTGGACCTCGTCGAGTACGTCGAGCTGCCGCGCGACGTGCACCCGTACTACATCGCCACGCAGGCCCACCCGGAGCTCCGCTCGCGTCCGACCGACCCGCACCCGCTGTTCCGCGGTCTCGTCGGTGCCGCCATCGCGCGTCACCGCGCGAGCGAGCTGTTCGACGTGCCCGTCGATGAGTGA
- the recN gene encoding DNA repair protein RecN, translating into MIEEMRMQGLGVIADAVLPLGPGFTAITGETGAGKTMVVTGLGLLLGQRADSGAVRKGAAQASVAGVWIVPEKGEVADIVAEAGGELEPAGAGTAELYVSRTLSAEGRSRASVGGRAAPAGVLSSLADELIVVHGQSEQLRLRSAAAQRDALDRFGGEPIARALEDYQAAFERWRTLDAEIIDITANRNRRAEEAARLREDLALIEATAPEEGEDEELTARAERLANAEELRVAAALAHGALSNEEGEPDASALVAEARRAIERVSDPKLAEVAETLADIGYRIADAAGVLSGFLADLDESGPHELAAVEERRAALGVLIRQHGSLAEALALWQTGSARLAELDDDGERLERLTAERDAARAELDARADALTAARNEAAGRLGEAVTAELHALAMPDARLEVSVTPGSESTHGRDDVTILLAPHPGAEPRSVAKGASGGELSRVMLAIEVVIAATDPVPTFVFDEVDAGIGGAAAIEVGRRLARLAEKSQVIAVTHLAQVAAFANNHLTVVKSHDGAVTASSVRRLDGEEREAEMARLLSGLADSDAALTHARELLSLGV; encoded by the coding sequence ATGATCGAGGAGATGCGCATGCAGGGGCTCGGCGTGATCGCCGACGCCGTCCTGCCGCTCGGCCCGGGCTTCACGGCGATCACCGGAGAGACGGGCGCGGGCAAGACCATGGTCGTCACCGGCCTCGGGTTGCTCCTCGGCCAGCGCGCCGACTCGGGCGCCGTGCGCAAGGGCGCGGCCCAGGCGTCGGTGGCCGGGGTGTGGATCGTGCCCGAGAAGGGCGAGGTCGCCGACATCGTGGCCGAGGCCGGGGGAGAGCTGGAGCCGGCCGGTGCCGGCACCGCCGAGCTCTATGTCTCGCGCACCCTCAGCGCCGAGGGCCGCAGCCGTGCGAGCGTCGGCGGGCGCGCCGCTCCGGCGGGGGTGCTCTCCTCGCTCGCGGACGAGCTCATCGTCGTGCACGGACAGTCCGAGCAGCTCCGGCTGCGGTCGGCCGCCGCGCAGCGCGACGCACTCGACCGCTTCGGCGGCGAACCGATCGCCCGGGCGCTGGAGGACTACCAGGCCGCGTTCGAGCGCTGGCGGACCCTCGACGCCGAGATCATCGACATCACCGCGAACCGCAACCGGCGTGCCGAGGAGGCCGCTCGGCTACGGGAGGACCTCGCCCTGATCGAGGCGACCGCCCCCGAGGAGGGCGAGGACGAGGAGCTGACGGCCCGTGCCGAGCGCCTCGCGAACGCGGAGGAACTCCGCGTCGCCGCCGCCCTGGCCCACGGGGCCCTCTCGAACGAGGAGGGCGAGCCCGATGCGTCGGCGCTGGTCGCGGAAGCACGCCGAGCGATCGAGCGCGTGTCGGACCCGAAGCTCGCGGAGGTCGCGGAGACCCTGGCCGACATCGGCTACCGGATCGCCGACGCCGCCGGTGTGCTCTCCGGCTTCCTCGCCGACCTCGACGAATCCGGACCCCATGAGCTCGCCGCCGTCGAGGAGCGCCGGGCCGCACTCGGCGTCCTCATCCGTCAGCACGGCTCGCTGGCGGAGGCGCTGGCGCTGTGGCAGACCGGATCCGCGCGGCTGGCCGAACTCGACGACGACGGAGAGCGCCTGGAACGCCTCACCGCCGAGCGCGACGCGGCCAGGGCGGAGCTCGACGCCCGGGCCGACGCTCTCACCGCGGCCCGGAACGAGGCGGCCGGCCGACTCGGCGAGGCCGTGACGGCCGAGCTGCACGCGCTGGCGATGCCGGACGCGCGCCTGGAGGTCTCTGTGACCCCGGGGTCCGAGAGCACCCACGGCCGCGACGACGTCACCATCCTGCTCGCCCCGCATCCCGGCGCCGAGCCCCGCTCGGTCGCCAAGGGGGCCTCCGGCGGCGAGCTGTCGCGGGTGATGCTCGCGATCGAGGTCGTCATCGCGGCGACCGACCCGGTGCCCACCTTCGTGTTCGACGAGGTCGACGCCGGCATCGGCGGCGCGGCGGCCATCGAGGTGGGTCGGCGACTCGCCCGACTCGCCGAGAAGTCGCAGGTGATCGCCGTCACCCATCTCGCGCAGGTCGCCGCCTTCGCGAACAACCACCTCACCGTCGTGAAATCGCACGACGGCGCCGTCACCGCGTCCAGCGTGCGGCGGCTCGACGGGGAGGAGCGCGAGGCCGAGATGGCCCGTCTGCTCTCCGGCCTCGCGGATTCCGATGCCGCACTCACCCACGCCCGCGAGCTTCTCAGCCTCGGCGTCTGA
- a CDS encoding NAD kinase — MNERRILVVAHAGRVDTVAAARRVIGALRGAGVRPVLAADDHAELAAVDAFFADVEVLDASGPSTLELAIVLGGDGTILRAAELVRDSGAPVLGINMGHVGFLAEIDRDDMDDAMRRVIARDYEVEERLALSVRVKDRSGDVVFETWALNEATVEKASRERMIEVVLEIDGRPLSSFGCDGMVISTPTGSTAYNFSAGGPVIWPTVEAIAVVPLSAHALFAKPLVVSPDAAVAIEMLERTDGSGILWCDGRRSHDLPPGARVVVRRSSRPVRLARLHPTAFTNRLVRKFQLPVEGWRGQERRSDA, encoded by the coding sequence ATGAACGAGCGCAGGATCCTGGTCGTCGCCCATGCGGGCCGCGTCGACACCGTCGCGGCCGCCCGTCGGGTTATCGGCGCCCTCCGCGGTGCGGGGGTCCGTCCCGTCCTGGCAGCTGACGACCATGCCGAGCTCGCCGCGGTCGATGCGTTCTTCGCGGACGTCGAGGTGCTGGACGCCTCCGGGCCGTCGACCCTCGAACTCGCGATCGTCCTCGGCGGCGACGGCACCATCCTCCGCGCGGCGGAGCTCGTCCGCGACAGCGGCGCCCCGGTGCTCGGCATCAACATGGGACACGTCGGCTTCCTCGCGGAGATCGACCGGGACGACATGGACGACGCGATGCGCCGCGTCATCGCCCGCGACTACGAGGTCGAGGAGCGCCTGGCGTTGTCGGTGCGCGTCAAGGACCGGTCCGGCGACGTCGTCTTCGAGACCTGGGCCCTGAACGAGGCGACCGTCGAGAAGGCGAGCCGCGAGCGCATGATCGAGGTGGTGCTCGAGATCGATGGGCGCCCCCTGTCGAGCTTCGGCTGCGACGGCATGGTCATCTCCACCCCGACCGGCTCGACCGCCTACAACTTCTCCGCCGGCGGACCCGTCATCTGGCCGACGGTCGAGGCCATCGCGGTGGTCCCGCTGTCGGCACACGCCCTGTTCGCGAAGCCGCTCGTGGTGAGCCCCGATGCGGCCGTGGCCATCGAGATGCTGGAGCGGACGGACGGCTCCGGCATCCTCTGGTGCGACGGCCGTCGTTCCCACGATCTCCCGCCGGGCGCCCGAGTCGTGGTGCGCCGCTCGTCGCGCCCGGTCCGTCTCGCGCGCCTGCACCCGACCGCGTTCACGAACCGTCTCGTCCGCAAGTTCCAGCTGCCCGTCGAAGGGTGGCGCGGACAGGAGCGGAGGAGCGACGCATGA
- a CDS encoding TlyA family RNA methyltransferase, translating to MTRLDAALAARGLARSRTHAATLIADGLVSVDGRPVVKASTPVSDDDTITVAGADHYVSRAAHKLVAGLDGFGIPVQGRLALDMGASTGGFTQVLRERGARRVLAVDVGHGQLAPAVAADPGVIAVEGFNVRHMTRDSLAAATGESAPPDLVVGDLSFISLELVLPAVVSVGAPGADVLLLVKPQFEVGRTAVRGGLVTDPATRADAVARVVWSAWDAGMGMAGIVSSPILGTHGNAECLVHLVPGGGSNPTEWMDTINRLAGGR from the coding sequence ATGACGCGACTCGACGCCGCCCTCGCCGCCCGAGGACTCGCCCGTTCGCGCACGCATGCCGCCACCCTCATCGCCGACGGCCTCGTGAGCGTCGACGGCCGCCCGGTCGTGAAGGCCTCGACCCCGGTCAGCGACGACGACACCATCACGGTCGCCGGCGCCGACCACTACGTCAGCCGCGCGGCGCACAAGCTCGTCGCCGGGCTCGACGGCTTCGGCATCCCGGTTCAGGGGCGCTTGGCGCTCGACATGGGGGCCTCGACCGGCGGATTCACGCAGGTGCTGCGGGAACGCGGCGCGCGCCGTGTCCTCGCCGTGGACGTCGGGCATGGCCAGCTCGCCCCCGCGGTCGCTGCCGACCCCGGCGTCATCGCCGTCGAGGGCTTCAACGTGCGGCACATGACGCGTGACAGCCTCGCCGCGGCGACGGGGGAGTCTGCGCCCCCCGACCTGGTGGTGGGCGACCTCTCCTTCATCTCGCTCGAGCTCGTGCTTCCCGCGGTGGTCTCCGTCGGCGCACCGGGCGCCGACGTGCTGTTGCTGGTCAAACCCCAGTTCGAGGTCGGGCGGACGGCCGTGCGCGGCGGTCTCGTCACCGACCCCGCCACCCGTGCGGACGCCGTCGCCCGCGTGGTGTGGAGCGCGTGGGACGCCGGGATGGGGATGGCGGGGATCGTCTCCTCCCCGATCCTCGGGACTCACGGCAATGCGGAGTGTCTCGTGCACCTCGTGCCGGGCGGCGGCAGCAATCCGACAGAATGGATGGACACCATCAACCGGCTGGCAGGGGGACGATGA
- a CDS encoding HAD-IIA family hydrolase translates to MGLFTPKARKQPVGHTPLEGVDTVLADLDGVVYAGPGALPHAVESLNAAAHTVRLGYITNNASRTDASVAAHLTSLGLDVAPQDVVTSPQAAMRLLSGIVPAPATILVVGGDGLVDEVQKAGYTVTRSAEDAPQAVVQGFAPEVAWTDLAEAAFALKVPEDEGGIPWIATNTDWTIPRERGVAPGNGTLVSAVHTAIGRLATVAGKPETPIFEEALARFGAAKALFIGDRLDTDIMGASRAGIESALVLTGIDRPKHVLAAPEGSRPTYILGDLRGLHEPYPEPTVTDGVFDVNGAAVRVRGADVEIVAESGDQLDLLRAGAAAIWASGTPVFVLRVPERLYADPFHRT, encoded by the coding sequence GTGGGACTCTTCACACCGAAGGCGCGGAAGCAACCCGTGGGACACACACCCCTCGAGGGCGTCGACACCGTCCTCGCTGATCTCGACGGCGTGGTCTACGCGGGTCCCGGCGCTCTGCCGCATGCGGTGGAGAGCCTGAACGCGGCGGCGCACACGGTGCGTCTCGGCTACATCACCAACAACGCCTCGCGCACCGACGCCTCCGTGGCGGCGCACCTCACGAGTCTCGGGCTCGACGTGGCTCCGCAGGACGTCGTGACGAGCCCGCAGGCGGCGATGCGTCTGCTGTCCGGGATCGTGCCGGCGCCGGCGACCATCCTCGTGGTCGGCGGCGACGGCCTCGTCGACGAGGTGCAGAAGGCCGGGTACACGGTCACGCGCAGCGCCGAGGACGCGCCGCAGGCCGTGGTCCAGGGCTTCGCGCCCGAGGTGGCCTGGACGGATCTCGCCGAGGCGGCGTTCGCTCTCAAGGTCCCCGAGGACGAGGGCGGCATCCCGTGGATCGCCACGAACACCGACTGGACGATCCCGCGCGAGCGGGGTGTCGCCCCGGGGAACGGCACTCTCGTCTCCGCCGTGCACACCGCGATCGGTCGTCTGGCGACGGTGGCGGGCAAGCCGGAGACCCCGATCTTCGAGGAGGCGCTCGCCCGTTTCGGCGCGGCGAAGGCGCTCTTCATCGGTGACCGCCTCGACACCGACATCATGGGTGCCAGCCGTGCGGGCATCGAGTCCGCCCTGGTGCTCACCGGCATCGACCGCCCCAAGCACGTCCTCGCCGCGCCCGAAGGATCCCGCCCGACCTACATCCTCGGCGACCTGCGCGGACTGCACGAGCCGTACCCCGAGCCCACCGTGACCGACGGCGTGTTCGACGTGAACGGCGCCGCCGTCCGCGTCCGGGGCGCAGACGTCGAGATCGTCGCCGAGTCCGGCGACCAGCTCGACCTGCTCCGTGCGGGTGCCGCCGCGATCTGGGCGTCCGGGACGCCGGTGTTCGTCCTCCGGGTTCCGGAGCGGCTGTACGCGGACCCGTTCCACCGCACCTGA